One Salvia hispanica cultivar TCC Black 2014 unplaced genomic scaffold, UniMelb_Shisp_WGS_1.0 HiC_scaffold_75, whole genome shotgun sequence DNA window includes the following coding sequences:
- the LOC125199949 gene encoding ADP-glucose phosphorylase-like → MAVKEVICDNEKERFQFEEALLLPTHWKARFLGGEPELLHQVLSMLCCQPIVVYIPQRETLYTSAHSSSDSNENSCQLHPHICGRGAGSFRFIQAPIRFSNATAGASSTQCFCKDSKYEGTFRANVECAICQAKQEDLSVHESNHFRSIVPFEIWIIPRKHSSHFHDIDPDMTNDLGGVLKLMLGKMSLQLK, encoded by the exons ATGGCTGTAAAAGAAGTTATATGTGACAATGAAAAAGAGCGCTTTCAGTTTGAAGAGGCTTTG TTACTGCCAACGCATTGGAAGGCCAGATTTCTGGGGGGAGAGCCTGAACTTTTG CATCAGGTGCTGTCAATGTTGTGCTGCCAGCCAATAGTTGTATACATCCCGCAACGTGAG ACCTTATATACATCTGCACACTCATCTTCAGATAGTAACGAGAACTCATGCCAGCTGCATCCTCACATTTG TGGAAGGGGAGCCGGTTCATTCCGGTTCATACAAGCTCCAATTAGGTTTTCAAATGCGACAGCGGGTGCGTCATCCACCCAATGCTTCTGCAAGGATTCAAAGTATGAAGGAACATTTCGAGCAAACGTGGAATGCGCCATTTGCCAAGCTAAACAAGAAGATTTATCGGTTCACGAGTCCAACCATTTCAGATCGATTGTGCCTTTTGAGATATGGATCATTCCTCGTAAACACTCTTCTCATTTCCATGATATTGATCCTGATATG ACAAATGATCTTGGTGGTGTGTTGAAGCTTATGCTGGGGAAGATGAGTTTGCAGTTGAAATAA
- the LOC125199946 gene encoding uncharacterized protein LOC125199946 produces MYSARTNSWSELDIDQDLFIVKPIKSLSKNGSFAHWKGFTRRRDKEIILSFDMKNEVFRTMTISLTGDEVVDNSLKIFAILGKDEYSFVILVLKGWMLKVYESSGEGSELVWNNVNNVKLYSFWRLNIERSDDIPIWGNDDCVVLRGRKAGEVILYDYRARKFIRRFKIGCISVSDEDIIEYVESLVSPLK; encoded by the coding sequence ATGTATTCGGCAAGGACCAATTCTTGGAGTGAATTGGATATTGATCAAGATTTGTTCATCGTCAAACCCATAAAATCATTGTCCAAGAATGGGTCATTTGCGCATTGGAAAGGTTTCACAAGGAGACGCGATAAGGAGATTATACTGAGCTTTGACATGAAGAATGAAGTGTTTCGAACAATGACAATATCACTAACCGGTGATGAAGTAGTTGATAACTCGCTTAAGATTTTTGCGATTCTTGGAAAGGATGAGTACTCTTTTGTTATCCTTGTTTTAAAGGGTTGGATGTTGAAGGTCTATGAGTCGAGCGGTGAAGGAAGTGAGCTTGTTTGGAATAATGTCAATAATGTGAAACTATATTCTTTTTGGAGGCTCAATATTGAGAGGAGTGATGATATTCCAATTTGGGGGAATGATGATTGTGTGGTTCTAAGAGGTCGTAAAGCGGGTGAAGTGATTTTGTATGATTACCGTGCTCGGAAGTTCATCAGACGTTTCAAGATAGGTTGTATCTCGGTCTCTGACGAAGATATCATTGAGTATGTAGAAAGTTTAGTTTCACCTTTGAAGTAG
- the LOC125199947 gene encoding putative F-box/kelch-repeat protein At1g12870 — protein sequence MNIDVVFEILLHLPVRSLLRFIGVHKSWYYIINSPQFRKLHTLRRNNNKDEEVYLCFTPYFITGRTQVSLNLLDNGKLLMWYYFQHNDEGSKDVSVSRAVKGLVCMSSRYALDITICNPFLGQLRTLPLSSYATTHSRYIYDHHVGLGFHEDYKVVWLHPCWEHSCLHVNLYSARTNSWRELNCDQDLIIEKPIKSVCKNGSFAHWEGRNRSGEKIILSFDMKNEVFRTITISRLGDHVLDNYFWLHKVLVILAKDECSFVILVVDKYKLNVYESSGEGSELIWNNVNNVDLYSFWKCDFRGSDEIPFWRNDNCVIIRGRTSREVLLYDYRARKFIRQFMMLGSLATGDDIIEYEGSLISP from the coding sequence ATGAATATCGATGTGGTGTTTGAGATACTCTTGCATCTTCCTGTTCGATCCCTCTTGAGATTCATAGGTGTCCACAAATCGTGGTATTACATCATTAATTCTCCACAGTTTAGAAAATTGCACACCCTGCGCCGTAACAACAACAAAGATGAGGAGGTATATCTATGCTTTACTCCTTATTTCATTACTGGTCGTACACAAGTATCACTAAATCTCCTAGATAATGGGAAGTTATTGATGTGGTATTACTTTCAGCATAATGACGAAGGGTCAAAAGATGTATCTGTATCTAGGGCGGTTAAGGGTCTAGTCTGCATGAGTTCTCGTTATGCGTTAGACATTACAATATGCAATCCTTTTCTTGGTCAATTAAGGACTCTACCACTTTCTTCTTATGCTACTACTCACTCCCGGTATATTTATGATCATCATGTGGGACTGGGTTTCCACGAAGATTATAAAGTGGTATGGTTGCATCCGTGCTGGGAGCACAGTTGTTTACATGTCAATCTATATTCGGCAAGGACGAATTCTTGGAGGGAATTGAATTGTGATCAAGATTTGATCATCGAGAAACCCATAAAGTCGGTGTGCAAGAATGGATCCTTTGCACACTGGGAAGGGCGAAACAGAAGCGGTGAGAAGATTATATTAAGCTTTGATATGAAGAATGAAGTGTTTCGAACAATTACAATATCACGACTGGGTGACCATGTGCTTGATAATTACTTTTGGTTACATAAGGTTTTAGTTATTCTTGCAAAGGATGAGTGCTCTTTTGTTATCCTTGTTGTGGACAAATATAAGTTGAATGTTTATGAGTCGAGCGGTGAAGGAAGTGAGCTTATTTGGAATAATGTGAATAATGTGGACCTATATTCTTTTTGGAAGTGCGATTTTCGGGGGAGTGATGAGATTCCTTTTTGGAGGAATGATAATTGTGTGATTATCAGAGGTCGTACATCAAGAGAAGTGCTTTTGTATGATTACCGTGCTCGGAAATTCATCAGACAGTTCATGATGCTTGGGAGCTTGGCCACTGGTGATGATATCATTGAGTATGAAGGAAGCTTGATTTCTCCTTAG